One Cupriavidus taiwanensis LMG 19424 DNA segment encodes these proteins:
- a CDS encoding GntR family transcriptional regulator produces MALPRFKEIESEIRQRIASNAWGPGAKLPSEAELMAEFGVSRITVRQALSGLHNAGLIEKVNGKGSFVTRPADTPSLGALTGFYETGRARGQLAYGKLASVRLLRAPPHVASALSLQPGEKVLSVATVRYWDDVAVAYFNLMGPEPLMRRLVQEDVETNDAMALFESRLGYRFRDVAMEANAVPAPADVARKLGIAEGQPLLRLRCTPYDIEGTPLFCAELLFRPDRYAHKWKLTR; encoded by the coding sequence GTGGCGCTGCCCAGGTTCAAAGAGATAGAAAGCGAGATTCGCCAGCGGATCGCCAGCAATGCATGGGGGCCGGGCGCCAAGCTGCCGTCCGAGGCCGAACTGATGGCCGAATTCGGCGTCAGCCGCATCACCGTGCGGCAGGCCCTGTCCGGCCTGCACAACGCCGGCCTCATCGAGAAAGTGAATGGCAAGGGAAGTTTCGTCACGCGGCCGGCCGACACCCCCAGCCTTGGCGCGCTGACCGGCTTCTATGAGACCGGGCGTGCCCGGGGCCAGCTGGCCTATGGCAAGCTCGCGTCGGTGCGCCTGTTGCGGGCGCCGCCCCACGTGGCGTCAGCGCTGAGCCTGCAGCCCGGCGAGAAGGTGTTGAGCGTGGCCACGGTGCGCTACTGGGACGATGTCGCGGTCGCCTATTTCAACCTGATGGGCCCTGAGCCGCTGATGCGGCGCCTGGTGCAGGAAGATGTCGAGACCAACGATGCCATGGCGCTGTTCGAAAGCCGGCTGGGGTATCGCTTTCGCGACGTGGCGATGGAGGCCAATGCCGTCCCGGCGCCTGCCGACGTGGCGCGCAAGCTTGGTATCGCCGAAGGGCAGCCGCTGTTGCGCCTGCGCTGCACGCCCTACGATATCGAAGGCACGCCGCTGTTTTGCGCTGAACTGCTGTTTCGCCCGGACCGCTATGCCCACAAGTGGAAGCTGACGCGCTAA